The following proteins come from a genomic window of Miscanthus floridulus cultivar M001 chromosome 2, ASM1932011v1, whole genome shotgun sequence:
- the LOC136538434 gene encoding uncharacterized protein yields the protein MAAARRLSELLQEQQEPFLVEAARARRPRRGRGASGAAAAGGGLAGCYPAAACRRLLRLCNHGFKKRRATAAAGGTGGSGGVAGGLRSALSKVLCSRAMRRVLRWDDLGGGGCFSGASACGAREFRRLRRRSLGDSGECDPRAMVFPGDDGEEEERMGWKADMDVDSSRQHSPVSVLDLHSDDDDEESPVHSHWGDEKPSTSGSSPPSESFLGPASPCFSYNLHDKFCEMEVDDEAEEETVRNRRSIEEQISSWEKIAGEISRIPAMMELDLSRSARQWREPKPEVREIGARIETLIFDDIKRETVCDMLASHCRLAAATSC from the exons ATGGCCGCCGCGAGGAGGCTCTCGGAGCTGCTGCAGGAGCAGCAGGAACCGTTCCTCGTTGAGGCCGCCAGGGCAAGAAGGCCCCGGCGCGGCCGGGGCGCGAGCGGGGCGGCGGCAGCAGGAGGAGGACTGGCCGGCTGCTACCCAGCCGCCGCGTGCCGGCGGCTGCTCAGGCTCTGCAACCACGGGTTCAAGAAGAGGAGGGCCACCGCTGCCGCCGGCGGCACTGGCGGCTCGGGCGGCGTCGCGGGCGGCCTCAGGTCGGCGCTGAGCAAGGTGCTGTGCAGCAGGGCCATGCGCCGGGTGCTGCGCTGGGAcgacctcggcggcggcggctgcttctCCGGCGCCAGCGCCTGCGGCGCTCGCGAGTTCCGCCGCCTGCGCCGCCGCTCCCTCGGGGACAGCGGCGAGTGCGACCCTCGCGCCATGGTGTTTCCTGGGGACgatggggaggaggaggagcggatgGGGTGGAAGGCCGACATGGACGTCGACTCGTCGCGCCAGCACAGCCCGGTCTCCGTCCTCGACCTGCactccgacgacgacgacgaagagtCGCCGGTGCATTCCCACT GGGGCGACGAGAAGCCATCCACCTCCGGGAGCTCACCTCCGTCCGAGTCTTTCCTGGGCCCGGCCTCCCCATGCTTCAGCTACAACCTCCACGACAAGTTCTGCGAGATGGAGGTGGACGACGAGGCCGAGGAGGAGACGGTCCGAAACAGGAGGTCCATAGAGGAGCAGATCTCGTCGTGGGAGAAGATCGCGGGGGAGATCTCCAGGATCCCGGCGATGATGGAGCTGGACCTGTCGCGGTCCGCGCGGCAATGGCGGGAGCCGAAGCCGGAGGTCAGGGAGATCGGCGCCAGGATAGAGACCCTCATCTTCGACGACATCAAGAGGGAGACCGTGTGCGACATGCTCGCCTCGCATTGTCGATTGGCAGCAGCTACATCTTGTTGA